The proteins below are encoded in one region of Clostridium fermenticellae:
- the rpsU gene encoding 30S ribosomal protein S21, with amino-acid sequence MSEIRVGENETIESALRRFKRKCARAGVLSEVRKREHYEKPSVKRKKKSEAARKRKFK; translated from the coding sequence ATGTCAGAAATAAGAGTTGGAGAAAATGAAACAATAGAAAGTGCATTAAGAAGATTTAAAAGAAAATGTGCTAGAGCTGGTGTTCTTTCAGAAGTTAGAAAAAGAGAACACTATGAAAAACCAAGTGTAAAGAGAAAAAAGAAATCTGAAGCTGCAAGAAAGAGAAAGTTTAAATAG
- a CDS encoding histidine triad nucleotide-binding protein, which produces MQDCIFCKIVNGEIPSEKIYEDDMVLSFKDIEPAAPAHVLIIPKKHISSLNAVTEEDSKIIAHVFIIAKKIAKELGIDKDGYRVVSNCGENGGQSVPHVHFHLLGGRLLKWPPG; this is translated from the coding sequence ATGCAAGATTGTATTTTTTGTAAGATAGTCAATGGTGAAATACCATCAGAAAAAATATATGAGGATGATATGGTATTAAGCTTTAAAGACATAGAGCCTGCAGCTCCAGCACATGTTTTGATAATACCTAAAAAACATATATCGAGTTTAAATGCTGTTACTGAAGAAGATTCAAAGATAATAGCTCATGTCTTTATTATAGCTAAAAAAATAGCCAAAGAACTTGGAATAGATAAGGATGGATACAGAGTAGTTAGTAATTGCGGAGAAAATGGAGGACAGTCAGTTCCTCATGTCCATTTTCATTTACTTGGCGGAAGATTACTTAAATGGCCACCAGGCTAA
- the prmA gene encoding 50S ribosomal protein L11 methyltransferase, with protein MDKDWIEVSIFTSSEAVEAVSGILYNTGVKGVSIEDSQDIEFKKKHPGDWDYFDESLLDVRDGALIKGYYKRDSKLDEYLSYIKNAVNDLEKFGIDKGKGLITVANVNEEDWENNWKKYYKPTKVGEKIVVKPIWEEYKPKNNELTVELDPGMAFGTGTHETTRMCIKALEKYVENDSTIFDIGTGSGILSISAAKLGAKKVIGVDLDPVAVKSASENVRFNNINNVNILEGDLMKVVEGKADIVVANIIADVIISLADGVADFIVKHGLFISSGIIKDRKDDVINELEKNNFKIEEVNIDGEWVCIVARVK; from the coding sequence ATGGATAAAGATTGGATAGAGGTTAGCATATTTACATCCAGTGAAGCAGTAGAGGCGGTTTCTGGAATATTATATAATACAGGTGTTAAGGGAGTATCTATAGAAGATTCACAGGATATAGAATTTAAAAAAAAGCATCCGGGAGATTGGGATTATTTTGATGAGTCATTATTAGATGTAAGGGATGGTGCTTTAATAAAAGGGTACTATAAAAGAGATAGTAAGTTAGATGAGTACCTGAGTTACATCAAAAATGCTGTGAATGATTTGGAGAAGTTTGGAATAGATAAAGGAAAGGGTTTAATTACTGTAGCTAATGTGAATGAGGAAGATTGGGAGAATAACTGGAAAAAATATTATAAGCCAACTAAGGTTGGAGAAAAAATAGTGGTTAAACCGATATGGGAAGAGTACAAACCTAAGAATAATGAACTCACAGTAGAACTTGACCCTGGCATGGCGTTTGGTACAGGAACGCATGAAACAACACGAATGTGTATAAAAGCCCTGGAGAAATATGTTGAAAATGATTCAACTATATTCGATATAGGAACTGGCTCTGGAATTTTATCTATATCTGCGGCAAAGCTTGGAGCAAAGAAAGTCATTGGAGTTGATTTGGATCCTGTTGCTGTTAAATCTGCATCCGAAAATGTCAGATTTAATAATATAAATAATGTTAACATACTTGAAGGTGACCTTATGAAGGTCGTAGAAGGTAAGGCTGATATAGTAGTTGCCAATATAATTGCGGATGTTATAATATCACTAGCAGATGGAGTAGCGGATTTTATTGTTAAGCATGGTCTTTTCATATCTTCAGGAATAATTAAAGATAGAAAAGATGATGTTATAAATGAACTTGAAAAGAATAATTTTAAAATAGAGGAAGTTAATATAGATGGTGAATGGGTATGTATAGTAGCCAGAGTTAAATAG
- the mtaB gene encoding tRNA (N(6)-L-threonylcarbamoyladenosine(37)-C(2))-methylthiotransferase MtaB has translation MKVGFATLGCRVNQYETEAMAEKFIKQNYNIVKFEDFADVYVINTCTVTNMGDKKSRQMIHRAKRRNPNAIIAVVGCYSQIKPEEISKIDGVDIVLGTRNKGDIISSVNKVLTYNNKVVEVKGVLKNKVFEDLKIEEYQDRIRAFLKIQDGCNRFCSYCLIPFARGGVCSRSPQNVIDEVKRLANNGFKEIVLSGIHIASYGVDLDGNWDLLKMLEILDTVEGIERIRIGSIDPQFFSNGVVHRISSLKKLCHHFHLSLQSGCDETLRRMNRKYTTLEYSSIVNDLRKHMRDVSITTDVIVGFPGETEEEFNKTYNFLKRIKLSKMHIFKYSQREGTKAANMDNQIDGKIKDIRSKRLIKLNDINEEEFISRFKGKSLDVLYEQKLNNTEDEYEGYTSNYIKVISKSSINLQGRIISTEILRSNSDHANGIV, from the coding sequence ATGAAAGTTGGATTTGCCACATTAGGGTGCAGAGTGAATCAGTATGAAACGGAAGCTATGGCGGAAAAATTTATAAAGCAGAATTATAATATAGTTAAATTTGAGGATTTTGCAGATGTATATGTAATAAATACATGTACAGTTACCAATATGGGAGATAAAAAATCACGACAAATGATACATAGAGCAAAAAGGCGAAATCCAAATGCTATAATAGCGGTTGTTGGATGTTATTCTCAAATAAAGCCCGAAGAAATTTCTAAGATAGATGGTGTGGATATTGTATTAGGAACGAGAAATAAGGGAGATATAATTAGTTCAGTAAATAAAGTACTTACTTATAATAATAAAGTTGTAGAGGTTAAAGGAGTTTTAAAGAACAAGGTATTTGAAGATTTAAAAATAGAAGAATATCAAGACAGAATAAGAGCTTTTTTAAAAATCCAAGATGGGTGTAATAGATTTTGTTCATATTGCCTTATACCATTTGCAAGGGGCGGTGTTTGCAGCAGAAGTCCACAAAATGTAATAGACGAAGTAAAAAGACTTGCGAATAATGGATTTAAGGAAATAGTGTTATCTGGAATACATATAGCATCTTATGGAGTAGATTTGGATGGAAATTGGGATTTGCTTAAAATGCTTGAAATTTTAGATACCGTCGAAGGAATAGAGAGAATTAGAATTGGTTCAATAGATCCACAATTCTTTTCAAATGGTGTGGTTCATAGAATTTCATCACTAAAGAAATTGTGCCATCATTTTCATTTATCTCTTCAAAGTGGATGTGATGAAACTTTAAGAAGAATGAATAGAAAATACACTACTTTGGAATATTCTAGTATAGTGAATGATTTAAGAAAACATATGAGAGATGTCTCAATAACTACTGATGTTATAGTTGGATTTCCAGGAGAAACAGAAGAGGAATTTAATAAGACGTATAATTTTCTTAAACGTATTAAGTTATCCAAAATGCATATATTTAAATATAGTCAAAGAGAAGGAACTAAAGCTGCTAATATGGATAATCAGATTGACGGAAAAATTAAAGATATAAGAAGCAAGAGACTCATAAAATTAAATGATATTAATGAAGAGGAATTTATATCACGATTTAAAGGAAAGTCTTTAGATGTACTATATGAACAGAAATTGAACAATACGGAAGATGAATATGAGGGATATACTTCAAATTATATAAAGGTTATATCTAAGAGCAGCATAAATCTGCAGGGAAGGATAATATCTACCGAAATATTGAGATCAAACAGTGATCATGCTAATGGAATTGTATGA
- a CDS encoding GatB/YqeY domain-containing protein: MSLKERLQEDWKQALKAKNKFKANTISMARSAILIAEKSGEGTLDDEKVIEILSKEVKQRRESILEFEKGNRQDLVDTAKAEIEILLDYLPQQLSEEEISGIVRQAVDEVGANDIKSMGKVMAVVVPKTKGRADGKLVSQIVKQYLNK; the protein is encoded by the coding sequence ATGTCTCTTAAAGAAAGACTGCAGGAAGATTGGAAGCAAGCTTTAAAAGCAAAGAACAAATTTAAAGCTAATACGATAAGTATGGCAAGGTCAGCTATATTAATAGCTGAAAAAAGTGGCGAAGGAACTTTAGATGATGAAAAAGTTATTGAAATATTATCTAAAGAAGTAAAACAAAGACGTGAGTCTATATTGGAGTTTGAAAAAGGAAATAGACAGGATTTAGTTGATACAGCAAAGGCTGAAATAGAAATCTTGTTAGATTACCTTCCTCAGCAGTTAAGTGAAGAGGAAATTTCCGGAATTGTTCGTCAAGCAGTTGATGAAGTGGGTGCTAATGACATAAAATCAATGGGAAAAGTTATGGCAGTTGTTGTACCAAAGACAAAGGGTAGAGCAGATGGCAAACTTGTAAGTCAAATTGTAAAAC
- a CDS encoding 16S rRNA (uracil(1498)-N(3))-methyltransferase, whose translation MHKFFVHKDNIIGDKAYIKDDDVKHIYKVLRLKVGDTVNINNCNGEEFLGKIEEINKQAVIVSIIKQLEINNESNIEISLFQGMPKSTKMDLIVQKSTELGTREITPVITERVDFKNDFSEIKKVDRWNRIALEASKQSKRSLITKINTSIKFDEMLARLRDMDLIVVPYENKEDYGIKRMINAIDKSTIHKVGIVIGPEGGFEIKEIDRLSSIGAHIVTLGPRILRTETAGFVCISLLMYELADLGGVF comes from the coding sequence ATGCACAAGTTTTTTGTACATAAAGATAATATTATAGGAGATAAAGCATATATTAAGGATGATGATGTAAAGCATATATATAAAGTTTTAAGGCTCAAGGTTGGAGATACTGTTAATATAAATAATTGTAATGGCGAAGAATTTTTAGGGAAAATAGAGGAAATAAATAAGCAGGCAGTGATTGTAAGTATAATTAAACAGCTTGAAATAAATAATGAAAGTAATATAGAGATTAGTTTGTTTCAGGGAATGCCGAAGTCAACAAAGATGGATTTGATTGTACAAAAGTCAACCGAACTTGGCACAAGAGAAATCACACCAGTTATCACAGAGAGAGTTGATTTTAAAAATGATTTTAGTGAAATAAAAAAAGTTGACAGGTGGAATAGAATTGCACTTGAGGCATCTAAACAAAGCAAAAGGAGTCTCATAACTAAAATTAATACTTCTATAAAATTTGATGAAATGCTTGCTCGCTTAAGAGATATGGACTTAATAGTTGTACCATACGAAAATAAAGAGGATTATGGTATAAAAAGAATGATTAATGCAATAGATAAATCAACTATACATAAAGTTGGAATAGTTATAGGACCTGAAGGTGGATTTGAAATAAAAGAAATTGATAGATTGAGTAGTATTGGAGCACATATAGTAACACTAGGGCCTAGAATACTTAGAACAGAAACTGCAGGATTTGTTTGTATCTCATTACTTATGTATGAACTTGCGGATTTAGGAGGAGTATTTTAA